The genomic segment CAGCATCAATGGAGTCAATTTCCCAATAGAAGGACACAAGCTAGCAGAccagatatgtaaacaggatccatcattctgctgcatataaaAACACCTGGgcaacaaagacagatactactacctcagagtaaagggctagaaaaacgTTTTCCAAGTAAagggtcctaagaaacaagctagagtagccattctaatacccaCTAAAATAGAGTtttaaccaaaagtaatcaaaagagatggggaggacacttcatactcaccaaaggaaaatctaccaagaagaactctcaattttgaacatctatgttccagatgcaagggcacccacattcataaaagaaactttactaaactttactaaagcacatattgtacctcacacaataattgtgggggacttcaacaccccactcttatcaatggacagatcatggaaacacaaactaaacagagacacaatgaaactaacagaagttatggaccaaatggatttaacagatatctatagaacatttcatcctaaatcaaaacaatataccttcttGTCAGCACCTCaggataccttctccaaaactgaccatataatcggtcacaaaacagacctcaatagatgtaagaagactgaaataatcccatgctcctatcagatcactaagGATTAAGGcaggtcttcaatagcaacaaaaacaacagaaagcccacatacacatgacagCTGAACAACACTcaactcaatgataatttggtcaaggacgaaagaaagaaattaaaaactttttagaatttaatgaaaacgaaagcacaacatgcccaaacttatgggacacaatgaaagcagtgttaggaggaaaactcatagctctgagtgcctccaaaaaagaaactggagagagtttacactagcagtttaatagcacatctgaaagctttagaacaaaaagaagcaaatataccaaTGAGGAGTAGATggtagaaaataatcaaactcagggccgaaATCAAtcaacaaaaagaactatacaaagaatcaacaaaagcaggagctagttctttgagaaaatcaacaagatcaTCCTTCCTGTAGACTGCAACTCGGACAGTCGGAGATCCATGCTTCGCCTCAGCTCTCATACCTGTCGGTGCCCCTTCACCAAGATCATGTTCAAGAAATTTGATGAGAAGGAAAGTGTGTCCAACTGCATCCAACTGAAAACTTCCGTTATTAAGGGAATTAAGAGCCAACTGACTGAGCAGTTTCCAGGTATCAAGCCATGGCTTAATCAAATTATGCCTAAGAAAGACCCCGTCAAAATAGTGAGAtgccatgaacacatggaaatTCTTACAGTCAATGGAGAATTACTGTTTTTCAGGCAGAGAAAAGGACCTTTTTATCCAATGCTAAGATTACTTCACAAATACCCGTTTATCCTGCCACACCAGCAGGTCGACAAGGGAGCCATCAAATTTGTGCTCAGTGGTGCAAATATCATGTGTCCGGGTTTAACATCTCCTGGAGTGAAGCTCTACACTGCTACAGTAGATACCATCGTGGCGGTCATGGCAGAGGGGAAAGAGCATGCCCTGTGTGTCGGAGTCATGAAGATGGCAGCAGCAgacattgagaaaatcaacaaggggATCAGCATTGAGAATATCCACTATCTAAATGACGGGCTGTGTGGCATGTGAAGACATATAAGTGAGCCTTACACAGTACACTTGAGCTAAATACAAATATTgtgttgtatctgtgtgtgtgtctgtatgtgacaTCTTGAAGACAATACCTCTGTGGTTATACTGAATAAATTCAACGAAtaccttaaaaaaatgaaaaaagaaaaccaacaagatagattAAAGCCTTAGCCAGAGTAACTAAAGGGCACacaaacagtatccaaattaacaaatcagaaatgaaaagggagatataacaagaaaaaactgaggaaattaaaaaaaaatcaacagatcctactataaaagcctatactcaataaagctggaaaatctggatgaaatggacaattttctaaacagataccaggtaccaaagttaaatcaggattagataaacTACTTAAATAGTTCCATAACCCCCaatgaaatagaagtagtcactaaaagtctcccaaccaataagagcccaggaccagatggttttagtgctgAATTTTTCAGACCTTCAAAAAGGACCTAAcagcaatactcttcaaactattctacaaaatagaaacagaacactacccaattcattctatgaagccacaattacactgataccaaaaccacataaagataCAACAAAGAGAacctcagaccaatttcccttatgaatatcgatacaaaaatacttaataaaattcttgccaaccaaatcaaagaacacatcaaaaagatcattcatcatgatcaagcagGCATCCCAGGGATGCTCAGATGttataatatatggaaatccatcaatgtaatacactacataaacaaactcatagaaaaaaaaacatgaacatttcattagatgctgaaaacgcatttgacaaaatccaacatcccttcatgataaaagtcttggaaagatcaggaattcaaggcccgtacttaaacatattaaaagcaatatacagcaaaccagtagccaacatcaaactaaatggagagaaacttgaagcaatcccactaaaatcagggactagacaaggttgccctctctctccctacctattcaatatagtaattaAAGTTCTacctagagcaattagacaacaaaaggaggtcaaaggggtacaaattggaaagaaagaagtcaaactatcactatttggagatgatatgatagtatacttaagtgaccccaaaacctCCACCAGAGAacagctgaaaaacaacttcagcaaagaggctagatataaaattaactcaaacaaatcagtagccttcctatacttaaaggataaacaggctgagaaagaaattagggaaatgacacccttcacaatagtcacaaacaatataaagtatcttggtatgactctaaccaaacaagtgaaaggtctgtatgacgagaacttcaagtctctgaagaaagaaattgaagaagagctcagaagatggaaagatctcccatgctcaaggattggcaggattaatatagtaaaaatggccatcttgccaaaagcaatctacagattcaatgcaatctccgtcaaaattccaactcatttcttcatagagttagaaagagcaattctccaattcatctggaataacaaaaaacccaggatagccaaaactatactcaataaaataacttctgggggaGTCAGCATCCCAGACCACAAGcaatacagagcaatagtgataaaaactgcatagcattggtacagtgacaggcaggtagatcactggaatagaactgaagatccagaaatgaacccctATATttacggtcacttgatctttgacaaagaaaataaaaccatccagtggaaaattttcaacaaatggtgctggttcaactggcagttagcatccagaagaatgcaaatagacccattctTACATCCTTGTACAacgctcaagtccaagtggatcagggacctccacatcaaaccagatacactgaaacttatagaaaagaaagtggggaagagcctcaaacacataggcacaggggaaaatttcctgaagagaatgccaatagcttatgctctaagatcaagaattgacaaatgggacctcataaaatagcaaagcttctgtaaggcaaaggacactgtccataggacaaaacggcaacccacagattgggaaaagatctttaccaatcctatatccgatagagggctaatatccaaagaactcaagaaggtagactccagagaatcaagtaaccctatttaaaaatggggtatagagctaaacaaagaattttcaactgaggaatatagaatggctgagaagtacttaaagaaatgttcaacatccttagtcatcagggaaatgcaaatcacaacaaccctgaaattccacctcacaccagtcagaatggctaggataaaaaacccaGGTGGCAGTAAATGTGggagaattgcaagctggtacaaccactctggaaatcagtttggtagttgcTCAGGaacttggacatagtactactaccagaggacccagctataccactcctgggcatatacccaaaagatgctccaacatgtaataaggacacatgctccactatgttcatagcagccttatttataatagccagaaactggaaacaaccctgatgtcccttgacagaggaatggatgcagaaaatatggtataaTGACATaattgaatactactcagctattaaaataatgaatttatgaaattctgaggaaatggatggacctggagaatatcatcctgagtgaggtaacccaatcagtcacaaaagaacacacatggtatgtacttactgataagtggatattaattagcccagaagctccgaatacccaagatacaattcacagaccacatgaagctcaagaagaaggaagaccaaagtatggatacttcagtccttcttagaagcgggaacaaaatatccatgtgaggagttgcagagagaaagtgtggagcagagactgaaatgaaagaccatccagagacatttccacttggggatccatcccaaatacTGTCACctaactcagacactattgtggattccaataagtgcttgctgataggagcctgatatagctgtctcctgagaggctctgccagagcctgacaaatacagaggtggatgcttgcagccaaacattggagtGAGCAAgtgatccccaatggaggagctagagaaatgacccaaggtgctgaaggaaCTTGCAgtcctataggaggaacaacaatatgaaccaactagtaccccctGACCTCCCGCGGAccaaactaccaaccaaagagtacacatggcgggatccatggctccagctacttatgtagcagaggatggacttgttggacatcaatgagaggagaagcccttggtcctaagAAGGCTCCATACTCCAGTgagggggaatgccaggacagggaagcaggagtggggttggtgagcatgggggaaggaggatggatagggggtttttggaggggaaaccaggaaaggggataacatttgaaatgtaaataaagaaaatatctaagaaaaatacataaattaattaattaaagaagatatcaggaGTCGCAGGGCGGCaaagacaggatcctctcagcctctgagcaAGAgcagtggatcagcaaccctctctgccccttccctgcaagtggagagcctgcctccaaagtgctttaacccagggactctggtgagatctgccattttctctccagtgactttcNNNNNNNNNNtttctaaggcgggaccagccaggaggcacaggcctcatgaCTCACGCAGGGGAGTCTCAGGGCggcagggagtgctttaacccagggactcacccatctgcaCCCGGAATTTACcacaggagagctgatctcccagaagtactgacacaggcttacagacccacgggtggaacaagctctagtcagagacagcaagaacatctaacaccagagatcaacagatggcaaaaggcaaacgcatgAATCCTAcctacagaaaccaagactacttggcttcatcagaacctagtactcccaccacagcaagtcctggatatccccaaacaccagaaaggcaagatttggatctaaaattatatctcatgatggtgctagaggaatttaagaaggacatgaataaatcccttaaagaaatacaggagaacacaggtaaagaggtacaagcccttaaagaggaaacaaaaaaaaatcccataaagaattacaggagatcacaagtaagcaagtagaggcccttaaagaggaaacacaaaaatcccttaaggaattgcaggaaaacacaaacaggtgaagtaattgagcaaaaccatccaggacctaaaaatcgaagtagaagcaattaagaaatcagaaagagagacaatgctggagttagaaatcttaggtaagaagtcaggaaccatagatgcaagcatcaccaacagagtacaagagatagaagagagaatctcagatgcagaagataccatagaaaacattgacacaacagtcaaagaaaacacaaaaagattctaacccaaaacatccaggaaatctaggacacaatgagaagaccaaacctaagaataataggtatagaagagagtgaagacctccaacttaaagggccagtaaatatcttcaacaaaattatagaagaaaacttccctaagctaaagaaagagatgcccatgaacatacaagaagcctatagaactctaaataggctggaccagaaaagaaattcctcccaccacataatagtcaaaacaacaaatgcattaaacaaagaaagNNNNNNNNNNNNNNNNNNNNNNNNNNNNNNNNNNNNNNNNNNNNNNNNNNNNNNNNNNNNNNNNNNNNNNNNNNNNNNNNNNNNNNNNNNNNNNNNNNNNNNNNNNNNNNNNNNNNNNNNNNNNNNNNNNNNNNNNNNNNNNNNNNNNNNNNNNNNNNNNNNNNNNNNNNNNNNNNNNNNNNNNNNNNNNNNNNNNNNNNNNNNNNNNNNNNNNNNNNNNNNNNNNNNNNNNNNNNNNNNNNNNNNNNNNNNNNNNNNNNNNNNNNNNNNNNNNNNNNNNNNNNNNNNNNNNNNNNNNNNNNNNNNNNNNNNNNNNNNNNNNNNNNNNNNNNNNNNNNNNNNNNNNNNNNNNNNNNNNNNNNNNNNNNNNNNNNNNNNNNNNNNNNNNNNNNNNNNNNNNNNNNNNNNNNNNNNNNNNNNNNNNNNNNNNNNNNNNNNNNNNNNNNNNNNNNNNNNNNNNNNNNNNNNNNNNNNNNNNNNNNNNNNNNNNNNNNNNNNNNNNNNNNNNNNNNNNNNNNNNNNNNNNNNNNNNNNNNNNNNNNNNNNNNNNNNNNNNNNNNNNNNNNNNNNNNNNNNNNNNNNNNNNNNNNNNNNNNNNNNNNNNNNNNNNNNNNNNNNNNNNNNNNNNNNNNNNNNNNNNNNNNNNNNNNNNNNNNNNNNNNNNNNNNNNNNNNNNNNNNNNNNNNNNNNNNNNNNNNNNNNNNNNNNNNNNNNNNNNNNNNNNNNNNNNNNNNNNNNNNNNNNNNNNNNNNNNNNNNNNNNNNNNNNNNNNNNNNNNNNNNNNNNNNNNNNNNNNNNNNNNNNNNNNNNNNNNNNNNNNNNNNNNNNNNNNNNNNNNNNNNNNNNNNNNNNNNNNNNNNNNNNNNNNNNNNNNNNNNNNNNNNNNNNNNNNNNNNNNNNNNNNNNNNNNNNNNNNNNNNNNNNNNNNNNNNNNNNNNNNNNNNNNNNNNNNNNNNNNNNNNNNNNNNNNNNNNNNNNNNNNNNNNNNNNNNNNNNNNNNNNNNNNNNNNNNNNNNNNNNNNNNNNNNNNNNNNNNNNNNNNNNNNNNNNNNNNNNNNNNNNNNNNNNNNNNNNNNNNNNNNNNNNNNNNNNNNNNNNNNNNNNNNNNNNNNNNNNNNNNNNNNNNNNNNNNNNNNNNNNNNNNNNNNNNNNNNNNNNNNNNNNNNNNNNNNNNNNNNNNNNNNNNNNNNNNNNNNNNNNNNNNNNNNNNNNNNNNNNNNNNNNNNNNNNNNNNNNNNNNNNNNNNNNNNNNNNNNNNNNNNNNNNNNNNNNNNNNNNNNNNNNNNNNNNNNNNNNNNNNNNNNNNNNNNNNNNNNNNNNNNNNNNNNNNNNNNNNNNNNNNNNNNNNNNNNNNNNNNNNNNNNNNNNNNNNNNNNNNNNNNNNNNNNNNNNNNNNNNNNNNNNNNNNNNNNNNNNNNNNNNNNNNNNNNNNNNNNNNNNNNNNNNNNNNNNNNNNNNNNNNNNNNNNNNNNNNNNNNNNNNNNNNNNNNNNNNNNNNNNNNNNNNNNNNNNNNNNNNNNNNNNNNNNNNNNNNNNNNNNNNNNNNNNNNNNNNNNNNNNNNNNNNNNNNNNNNNNNNNNNNNNNNNNNNNNNNNNNNNNNNNNNNNNNNNNNNNNNNNNNNNNNNNNNNNNNNNNNNNNNNNNNNNNNNNNNNNNNNNNNNNNNNNNNNNNNNNNNNNNNNNNNNNNNNNNNNNNNNNNNNNNNNNNNNNNNNNNNNNNNNNNNNNNNNNNNNNNNNNNNNNNNNNgaagttatgaaacagatggatttaacagatatctatagaactttttattctaaaacaaaaggatatacattcttctcagcacttcatggtaccttctccaaaactgaccatataactggtcacaaatcaggcctcaacagatacaagaagaNNNNNNNNNNNNNNNNNNNNNNNNNNNNNNNNNNNNNNNNNNNNNNNNNNNNNNNNNNNNNNNNNNNNNNNNNNNNNNNNNNNNNNNNNNNNNNNNNNNNNNNNNNNNNNNNNNNNNNNNNNNNNNNNNNNNNNNNNNNNNNNNNNNNNNNNNNNNNNNNNNNNNNNNNNNNNNNNNNNNNNNNNNNNNNNNNNNNNNNNNNNNNNNNNNNNNNNNNNNNNNNNNNNNNNNNNNNNNNNNNNNNNNNNNNNNNNNNNNNNNNNNNNNNNNNNNNNNNNNNNNNNNNNNNNNNNNNNNNNNNNNNNNNNNNNNNNNNNNNNNNNNNNNNNNNNNNNNNNNNNNNNNNNNNNNNNNNNNNNNNNNNNNNNNNNNNNNNNNNNNNNNNNNNNNNNNNNNNNNNNNNNNNNNNNNNNNNNNNNNNNNNNNNNNNNNNNNNNNNNNNNNNNNNactcatagctttaagtgcctacaaaaagaaactggagagagcatataccagcaatttgacagcacactaaatactttatactttaaataaataactttatttcatttcagaaaaaaagaagatatcaaaagGAAAGCTCTTCCATGATTATTGATCAGTATGATTAACACAGTGAAAGTGGCCATCTTAGCAAACGCAATGTATAGATTTAATAcaaatcccatcaaaattctaacaaaaCTCTTTAGACTTTGAAaggcaattctcaatttcatatggaaaacccaaaaacccaggatagctataataataaaaacaaaacaaaacaaacaaaacaaaaaacaacaacaaaaaaaaaaacccaaaccattcctgacttcaagctatattacagagcaatagtaatataaactatatagtaccagtatagaaacagacaggttgatcaatggaatcaaatcaaacacacagaaataaacccacacacctatggatagacacttgattttttaaaagaagctgaaTCCATACAATGGAAACTGGatagcatcttcaaaaaatggtgctggtctaactggatgtttgcatgtagaagaaaggaaatagacccatatttattatcttgcacaaaacttaagtccaagtggatcaaagacttcaatgtaaaaccaggtacactaaGTCTAATAGACCATAAATTGGGGAATAGCTTTCAATGCATTGTTACAGGAGACAACATCCTGAAGAGAACATCAATGGCTCTGGTtcttaagatcaacaattgataaataggatctcatgaaacttaaaagtcTCTGTGTgtcaaaggacactatcaataggataaaacagcagcctacagattgggaaaaggtctttacaaGCCCTACATCCAATatagagctaatatccaaaaatatataacGAACTTGcgaagttagactccaacaacccaaataaccaaattacaaaaatggggtacagaactaaatgGACaaatctcaacagaggaatctctaatggctgataaacatttaaagaaacattcaacatccttagttattatgaaatgtaaatcaaaataacttagagattccactttacatcaaccagaatggctaagatcaaaaactcaagtgacagcacatgctggcaaagatgtggaagcaaggggaacactcctacACTGTTGGTGGGAGTGCCAAATTTATATAATCAgcctggaaatcaatatggctgTTTCTGCAGAaattaggaatagttctacctgaagacccagatatacaactcctgggtatatacccaaataTGCTCCattataccacaaggacactggctcaactatgttcataccagctttattcataatacctagaaactggaaccaacccagatgtccctcaagtgaagaatggatgaagaaaatgtggtccatttatacagtggaatactactcagctattaacaatAAGGACATTATTAATTTCActggcaaatggatagaactagaaaatatcatcttgagtgaagtaatgcagacccaaaaggacatgcatggtgtatactcacttataagtggatattagccataacaTACCCAAAGGAACCAAATTAGGAAGGCCCAAGGGTGGATGCTTAAGTCTTACtcagaagtagaaataaaatagatattggaggtggATGAATGGAAGGAACTGTGTgagagtggggatggggaggggaacagggcagggtggggatcaggtgtagggagagctGGGGAGAATGAAATAGTTGGTTGGCAGGGGGGaacatctctaggatgtgccagagacctgtgatggggaaggccccagggagtctaTCTGGGTAagtctagctaagactcctagcaatgggggatatggagcctgaagtggccatctcccatagtcaggcaggactcccagtggagggatacaGACACCAACTCACTTTCAACACCTtctacccaaaatgtgtcctgcatacaagatgtacagggacaaagatggagtacagaaggagggaatggccaaccaatgactgcttcaacttgagacccatcccatggataAGTAGCATCTCAATCCATGCTACTATTAacaatactctgttatgcttgcagtcagcagcctagcatggctgtcctctgagagctctacccagcagctgatagaaatcaatgcagagacccacagccaaacattagataagAACTTGAGAaatcttgtagaagagttgggggaaggattgagggatctGAACGAGATAGGGACatcataagaagaccaacagcaTCAACAAATGTGGACTGTtggggggctcccagagactgaaccggTAACCAAGAGCAAACCTGGGCTGGACCTAAcccccctgcatatatgtagcagatgtgcagcttggtcttcatatagaTCCCCCAACAACTAGAACAGGGACTATCCCTGATTCTGTTGCCTACCTCCGGATCCCGGTCCCCTAACTGAGCTAAAtatcttgtctggcctctgtaggAGAGGAttcacctagtcctgcagtgacttcatGTGACAGGGTGGAGTAATACCCAGAGGGGCTTCCCCCTTCTcatagaaggagaagagggaattGAGGAGGTTCTGTGTGAGGGGGAAACgagagaaggggagaggtatGATCAGgttataaaaatcaataaataaattaatgggaaaaatgttaaaaaaaaaaagaaagttgaaaaatTTTGAAAGCAGCCAGACAAAAAGAGTGCATTATATATAAGGGGGCAGGATTTAAATGATAGATTTCTCATATAAGGAGGTCAGTAAGAAAGAGCCCTAATACTTTTCAAATGCTAAAAGAAACACAATATTTCAACCACAAATTGTTATTCTTcaggaatgaaaattaaaatattctcagatgtaaaagaaaacaaaactaaaaaaaaatgctaccagAAGATCTATGGTTTAAAAACATGTCAAAGCTAGGCCTGGGAGAACATTCTGTGATTTTAGCAACTTGGAAGGCTAGCACAGG from the Mastomys coucha isolate ucsf_1 chromosome X, UCSF_Mcou_1, whole genome shotgun sequence genome contains:
- the LOC116074796 gene encoding malignant T-cell-amplified sequence 2-like; translation: MLRLSSHTCRCPFTKIMFKKFDEKESVSNCIQLKTSVIKGIKSQLTEQFPGIKPWLNQIMPKKDPVKIVRCHEHMEILTVNGELLFFRQRKGPFYPMLRLLHKYPFILPHQQVDKGAIKFVLSGANIMCPGLTSPGVKLYTATVDTIVAVMAEGKEHALCVGVMKMAAADIEKINKGISIENIHYLNDGLCGM